Within Amycolatopsis sp. cg5, the genomic segment GGAGTGGTCGACCGCGGTCAGGTGCGCCATCGGCACGAGCGTGGTCTCGGTGGCCGCGCGGGCGATGTTGCGGATCGTGCCGTCGCGGCTGGACCCGCCTGCGCCGTAGGTGATCGACATGTACGCCGGGTCGAACGGCTCGAGCTCGCGGATGGAACGCCAGAGGATCGCTTCGTCGGCCTCGTCACGCGGAGGGAAGAACTCGACAGAAAAGGCGGGGGTGTCTCCCCGCAACCGCTCGATCACCGACGTCATGTCACTCATGGTATCGGTGAAAGTCCGCCCTTTGGGAAACCGTCCCGCAGGCTGAGAGAAGCGATAATGGCCACATGAGCGAGGTCGACGAGGACATCCGGCTGGCCGTCTACCGCACCTTCGCCGCCCGGGGCATCCCGCCGACCCCGGCCGAGTTGGCCCAGGTCGCGGGCGGTTCTTCGGCGCGGGCCAAGCACGCGCTGCGCAGGCTGGCCGACGCGCACCACGTGGTGCTGGACGTCTGCGACCACGTGCTGATGGCGCATCCGTTCTCCGCCGTCCCGATGGGATTTTCGGTGATGGGCGCGTCCACATTGTGGTGGGGCGGCTGCGCGTGGGACTCGTTCGCGTTACCCCACGTGGTCCCCGACGAGCCGGAAGTGCTGGTGGCGACCCGGTGTCCCGGCTGCGAGGAGCCGCACGCCTGGGTGGTCGGCAAGGACAAGCCGCCGAACGGGGCACAGCTCGCGCATTTCCTCGTGCCGATGTCCAAGGTGTGGGACGACGTGGTGCACACGTGCGGGAATCAGCGGATCTTCTGCGGCAGGTCCTGTGTGGACGACTGGCTCGGCGCGTCCGGCAACGCCGAGGGTTTCGTGATGGACCTGCCGACGTTGTGGCGGCTGGCTTCCGGCTGGTACGCGGGCCGCTTCGAAGCCGGATACCAGCGCAGGGAACCCGCCAAGGCGGCCGAGTACTTCGCCTCCGTGGGACTGCGCGGTGCGTTCTGGGGCGTCTAGTTCGCCACATCAAGGGGCACCCGGAGATCGGGACCGAGGCGGGTTCCCGGACCATAGAGGGATGAGCCTCCCCGCGTATGACGCAGAGTTCCCGGCACAGGTGGAACGAGCGCTCGTCGAATTCCTCGACCGCGCGGGTGACGAGATCGTGCGGACCGAGCCCAGTGTGCAGGCCGGTATCGACGCGCTGGCCGGTTTCGTGCTCGGCGGCGGGAAGCGGCTGCGGCCGACTTTCGCCTGGTGGGCCTGGCGCGGCGCGGGCGGCGATCCCGCCGGCCCCGACGCCGAGGGCGTGCTGCAGGCCGCCGCGAGCCTCGAACTCATCCAGGCGTGCGCGCTCATCCACGACGACCTGATCGACTCGTCCGACTCGCGCCGCGGCTCGCCGACGGTGCACATCGCGTTCGCCAAGCAGCACGCCGACCAGGGCTGGCTCGGCTCGGCGAGCACGTTCGGGCTCGCCACCGCCGTGCTGATGGGCGACCTGGCGCTGGCATGGGCCGACGACATGTTCGCCGACGCGCCGCTGCCCGCCGCGACCATCGCCGCCGCGCGGCCCGCGTGGCGCGCGATGCGGACCGAGGTGCTCGCCGGGCAGTACCTCGACGTGCGCACCCAGGCCGTCGGCGACTCCTCGCCGGAAGCCGCGCTGCGCATCGACAAGCTCAAGACCGCCGCGTACACCGTGCAGCGGCCATTGCACCTGGGCGCGGCGCTGGCGGGTGCCGACGAGCGGCTCATCGAGACGCTGATGGAGTTCGGCGGCGATCTCGGCGTCGCGTTCCAGCTGCGTGACGACCTGCTCGGGGTGTTCGGCGACCCGTCGGTCACCGGCAAACCGGCCGGTGACGACCTGCGCGAGGGCAAGCGGACGCTGCTGGTCGCGCTGGGCATGCGGCAGGCGGCCGCCAAGGGCGACACCGCCGCGGCGCGCGTCATCGAAGAGGCCATCGGGGACGCGGACCTGTCCGACACCGCGGTCGACGTCGTGCGCGACGCGCTGGTGACCGTCGGCGCGGTGGACGCGGTCGAGGAGCGGATCGACCAGCTGACCACCTCCGGGCTGGCCGCGCTCGAGCGGGCGAAACTCGCCGAGCCCGCCAACACCGAACTCATCGCGCTCGCGGCCAAGGCGACCAAGAGGACGTACTGAGGTGCGGACGCTGCCGGGGCGCACCGACCACGTCGTCGTCATCGGGGCCGGGCTGGCCGGGCTTTCGGCCGCACTGCACCTGCTCGGCTCCGGGCGGAAGGTCACGCTGCTCGAACGGGACGAGCGGCCCGGCGGCCGCGCGGGACGCCGCGAGGAGAACGGCTACTCGGTCGACACCGGCGCGAGCGTGCTCACCATGCCGGAGCTGCTCGATGACGCGTTCGCCGCGGTCGGCGAGAAATCCGTGCCGCTGACCAGGCTCGATCCGGCGTACCGCGCGCATTTCGCCGACGGCAGCACGATCTCGGTGCACACCGAAGCCGAAGCGATGGAGACCGAGATCCGCGCCAAGGCCGGTCCGCGCGAGGCCGACGGCTACCGCAGACTGCGCGCGTGGCTGACCGAGCTGTACGCGACGCAGAAGGACCACTTCATCGGCGGCAACTTCGACTCGCCGCTCGACCTGATGCGCCCGGAGCTGGCGAAATTGGCCGCGCTGGGCGGTTTCGGCAGGCTCGGCCCGCAGGTCGGCCGGTTTCTGCGCGATGACAGGGTGAAGCGGCTGTTCTCGTTCCAGTCGCTCTACGCCGGGCTGGACCCGATGCGCGCGATCGGCGCGTACGGCGTCATCTCCTACATGGACACCGTCGGCGGGGTCTACTACCCGCTGGGCGGCATGGGCCGGATCGCCGAGGCGATGACGGAGGCCGCCGAGCGCGCGGGCGCCGACGTGCGGCTCGGCACCGAAGCCGCCTGGCTGGAACGGGTTTCCTCGCGCGTGCGCGCGGTGCGCACCCGCACCGGCGAGCGCATCGAATGCGACGCCGTTGTCCTCGCGACGGAACTGTCCACTTCGTACCGATTGCTCGGCGCCCACCCGAAACGCTTTCTGCCGCTGCGTTATTCGCCGTCGGCGGTGGTCGTGCACGGGCACACCGCGCGCACCTGGTCCATTTTGGACCATCACACCATCTTCTTCGGCGGGGCGTGGGAACGGACGTTCGCGGAGATCATCCGCGAGGGCTCGCTGATGAGCGACCCGTCGCTGCTGGTCACCCGGCCGACCGCGACCGAGCCCGCGCTGGCGCCGGACGGCCGCCAGGTCGTCTCCGTGCTGGCGCCGTCGCCGAACCTGCACCGGGGCAGGATCGACTGGCGGCACATCGGGCCGCGCTACCGCGACGAGCTGCTGTCCACTTTGGAAAAGCGCGGCCTGGACGGGTTTTCGCGCGATTTCGAGGTGACCGAGGTCGTCACGCCCGCCGACTGGGCCGCGCGCGGGATGGGCGCGGGGACGCCGTTCTCGCTGGCGCACACGTTCTCGCAGACCGGGCCGTTCCGGCCGTCGAACCTGATCCGCGGCGTCGACAACGTCGTGCTCGCCGGCTGCGGCACGACACCGGGCGTCGGCATCCCGCCGGTGCTGATCTCGGGCAGGCTGGCCGCCGCGCGGGTGACGGGATGAGTCCGGCCGAACTCGACGCGGCCGGGATCTCCGGCACCGCGCTCCGCGCCGCGTACACCCGCTGCCGCCGGATCAACGCCCAGCACGGGCGCACGTTCTTCCTCGCGACCCGGCTGCTGCCGCGCCACGCCCGCCCGGCGGCGCACGCGCTGTACGGCTTCGCGCGAGGCGCCGACGAACTCGTCGACAACCCCGAGCCCGGCACGGATCCCGTGGTGGCGCTGGACAAACTCGCCGGGCACCTCGACGGGGTGTTCGACGGGCACGACCCGGAGGACCCGGTGCTGGCCGCGCTCGCCGACACCGTGCGGCGGTACTCGCTGGACCGTGAGCTGTTCGACGCGTTCCTGCGCTCGATGCGGATGGACCTCGACGTCACCGAGTACGCGACGTACGCGGACCTGGCCGAGTACATCCACGGCTCCGCCGCCGTGATCGGGCTGCAGATGATGCCGGTACTCGGCACGGTCGTCCCGCGCTCCGAAGCGGCGCCGAGCGCGGCCGCGCTGGGCGAAGCGTTCCAGTTGACCAATTTCCTGCGCGATGTCGGCGAAGACCTCGACCGTGGCCGGATTTATCTGCCGACGACGGAACTCGACGCGTTCGGCGTCGACCGTGAATTGCTGCTCTGGGCCAGGTCCACCGGCCGCTCCGACGCGCGGATCGAGCGCGCGCTCGCGTACGCGGTGGCGCGCACGCGTGCGGTGTACCGACGAGCGGAAACCGGGATCCCGTTGCTACGCAAGGAATCCCGGCCGTGCATTCAAACGGCGCTGACGTTGTACGAGGGCATTTTGGACCGGATATGCTGGAGTGACTACAGGGTGCTGGACCGGCGCGTCTCCGTTCCGTTGTCACGAAGGCTTCTTGTTTTCTCCCGAGCGTTGGTTCAGAGAATCGCTTAGGCTGCTGCCATGACTTCAGCAGGGAACAGGCCGGTACGGATCGGCCTGCAGCTTCAGCCGCAGCACGCCGACTACGCGACCATCCGTCGTACCGCGTCCGAGGCGGAGAACCTCGGCGTCGACATCGTGTTCAACTGGGACCACTTCTATCCGCTGTTCGGCGAACCGGAGGGCCTGCACTTCGAGTGCTGGACCATGCTCGGCGCCTGGGCGGAATCCACTTCGCGCGTCGAGATCGGCGCGCTGGTGACCTGCAACAGCTACCGCAACCCCGAGCTGCTCGCCGACATGGCGCGCACCGTCGACCACATCAGCGACGGACGGCTCATCCTCGGCATCGGCTCCGGCTGGTTCGAAAAGGACTACGCCGAGTACGGCTACGAGTTCGGCACCGCGGGCGGGCGGCTCGACGACCTCGGCGAGGCGCTGCCCCGCATCGAATCGCGCTGGGCGAAGCTGAACCCGGCGCCGACCCGCAAGATCCCGGTCCTCATCGGCGGCGGCGGCGAGAAGAAGACGCTCAAGTTCGTCGCCAAGCACGCCGACATCTGGCACGGCTTCGGCGACCCCGAGGTCGTCGAGCGCAAGGTCGCCGTCCTCGACCAGCACTGCGCCGACCTCGGCCGCGACCCGTCGGAGATCGAGCGCTCGGTCGGCGTCCAGGGCGACGACCCCGCCGAACTCGGCGCGAAGCTGCTCGACCTGGGCGTCACGACGTTCACGATCGGCGCGAGCGGCCCGGACTACGACCTGGACCGCCTCAAGACCTGGATCGCCTGGCGCGACAAGATCAACGGCTAGCGAAACCCCGAAAGCCACTTTCGCCAGGTCTAACCTGCCGAAAGTGGCTTTCGGGCTATAACGACCGGGGTCGTGAGCGTTCCGGCCGGTTCTAACCGCCCGGAACGCTCACGACTCAGCGTCGCGGACACGCGAAACCCGAGTTCAGGCCACCCAATGGCCCAAACTCGGGTTTCACGAAGATCAACTCGCTTGAAGGCCGCCCACAGGACCCAGCGCTGGACTGAACGTAGTGAACGAGGCGTTCACAACGATCATCGTTGCGAACGGGGCGTTCACGTCGCCCAGCCCTCCGGGAGCGGCCGACTCGGGCTTTGAACGACCGGGGGTCGTGAGTGGTACGGCCGGTTCTAACCGGCGAAAACACTCACGAGGGTCAGAAGGCCATCGCTTGGGCTCGGCGCTTGACCTCGGTGCCGTGGCTGGTGCGCAGTGCGTTGACCGGGGTTTTGCCGGGCAGGGTGTCGTCGGCGGCGAAGAGCCAGCGGAGCATCTCGGTGCGGCTGAAGCCGGAGTCGGCGAGGACCGTGATGGTGCCCGCGAGTCCCTTGACGACGCCGTCCTTGACCAGGAAGCCTGCCGGTACCCAGAGGTCGCCGTCCCGGCGGATCGCGATCAGCTGGCCGTCGCGCAGCATCTGCCGCACCTTGTTCGCCGAGGTACCGAGCGCGGTCGCCACCTCCGCCAAGGGCAGAACGGCTACATCGGCATCGAGGACGTCTTCGGCGACAGGAATCCCACTCACAGGGTGACACTCTGCCACATCGACGTCTACTCCGAGCAGCATCGCAACGAAAACTGAACCTGGAGTGTCCACCGGGTTCGCGGGTCCGTATTACCAGGCATGAGCGTATCCGTACGATCGGGAGCTGTGACCGGGAACTCCTTCGTGCAAGTCCTGCCTTCGCGGACAGGGCCAGCCGATCCTTTCGTGTCCGGCGACACCGCAGCCGTTTCTGTCGGTGGTGGCGACTACGGTGATCTTCGTGCGGGCCAGATATCGCTATCGAATCGAGCCGACTCAGAGTCAACGCGCGATGCTGGCGCGGACGTTCGGCTGCTGCCGAGTGGTGTTCAACGACGCCATCCGCGCACGTCAGGATGCCCGATCATCGGGAGCCAAGCTTTCTTCGACCGATGTGCAACGGCGAGTGATCACACAAGCGAAGACCTGCGAGAGTCGGTCTTGGCTGGCCGAAGTCGCCTCCGTGGCGCTGGTGCAGTCGGTGCGGGACGCGCAACGTGCATATGCAAACTTCTTCGATTCAGTGCAAGGCAAGCGACGCGGACGGAAAGTAGGACGCCCTCGGTTCAAGTCCGGCAAGGACAACCGCCAGTCGTTCCGACTCACCCGCAACGGCTTCGGCATCCGGGCGAATGGGCGGCTCTACCTGGCCAAGATCGGCGAGGTAGCGGTCCGATGGTCACGCGACCTTCCCTCGCAACCCTCGTCGGTCACGATCATCCGCGAACCGGATGGGCACCACTACGCATCGTTTGTGATCGAACTACACCCGACGCCGTTCCCGGCGATCGAGTCGGAAGCGGCGATCGACCTGGGTATCACCCGACTGGCGACGGTCGCCGACACCAACGGTCAGCGGCGGGACATCCCCAACCCCAGGTCATTACAGCGCGTGCAACGGAAGATCGCCCGTTTGGAGCGAGAGCGAGCACGCAGAAAACAGGGATCAAGGAACCGCGCACGTACCCGACGCAAAGTGGCGCTGCTGCATGGCAAAGTCGCACGCACACGAAGAGACCATCTCCACAAACAGGCCCTCACTTTGATCCGCGAGAACCAAGCGGTCCATGTCGAGGATCTCAACGTGGCTGGCATGCTCCGGAATCGTCGGCTTGCGCGGGCCATCTCGGACGTCGCCTGGGCACAGTTTGTGCAATTGCTCGAGGAGAAGGCCTCATGTTATGGCCGCACTGTGACCAAGGTGTCTCGCTGGTTCCCCAGCTCGAAGATCTGTTCGTCATGCGGGTACCTCATGCAGGATCTGCCGCTGAAGATTCGCGAGTGGAACTGCCCCCAGTGCGCCACGGTGCACGATCGCGATTACAACGCCGCGCTCAATATCCTCGCCGCAGGGCGTGCGGAGAGGCGAAACGCCTGTGGAGCCCAGGTAAGACCTCCTTCAGGGGAGGCACAGGGCGATGAAACAGGAAGCACCTCAGACGTGGCCTAGCCACGGTGGGATTTCCGCCTCCATAGGCGGGGAGCACGTCAAACGAACCGACACCAGCTTGGTCGGCACCCTGCTCGAACGCCGGTACCGGGTCGACAGGCTGCTGGCCCGCGGCGGAATGTCGTCGGTCTACCGCGGGGTCGACACGCGCCTGGACCGCCAGGTCGCGATCAAGATCATGGATCCGCGCTTCGCCGACGACCGGTCGTTCGTCGAGAGATTCGAGCGTGAGGCCCGCAGCGCGGCCCAGCTGCATCACCCGCATGTGGTGGCCGTGCACGACCAGGGCCACGACTACCCCAACGGCCCCGACGAGGGCAGCCGCGCCTTCCTGGTGATGGAGCTCGTCGATGGCGGCACCCTGCGTGACCTGCTGAACGAGCAGGGCCCGCTCGACGTGGCGCTCGCGCTGAGCATCGCCGAGCCGGTGCTGTCCGCGCTGGCCGCCGCGCACACCGCTGGCCTGGTGCACCGGGACGTCAAGCCGGAGAACGTGCTCATCGGCCGCGGCGGGGCGCTGGGCGGCAGCGGGGTCGTGAAGGTCGCCGACTTCGGGCTGGTCCGTGCCGTCGCGAGCGCCGGGACCACCAGCTCCAGCGTCATCCTCGGCACCGTCGCCTACCTCTCCCCCGAGCAGGTCGCCTCCGGGATCACCGAAGCGCGCGGCGACGTCTACTCCGCCGGGATCCTGCTCTACGAGATGCTCACCGGGCATCCGCCGTACACCGGCGACACCGCGATCTCCGTGGCGTACCGGCATGTCAACGACGACGTCCCGCGGCCGAGCGACATCCGGCCAGGCCTGCCGCCCGCGCTGGACGAGCTGATCCTGCGTGCCACCCGCCGCGATCCCGAGGCCCGCCCGGCCAACGCCGGCGTCTTCCTCCAGGAGCTCCAGGCCGTGCGCGGGGTGCTGGGCCTGCCCCCGGTCGCCGTGCCGGTGCCCCCGCCGCCGGACGCCGACG encodes:
- a CDS encoding polyprenyl synthetase family protein, translated to MSLPAYDAEFPAQVERALVEFLDRAGDEIVRTEPSVQAGIDALAGFVLGGGKRLRPTFAWWAWRGAGGDPAGPDAEGVLQAAASLELIQACALIHDDLIDSSDSRRGSPTVHIAFAKQHADQGWLGSASTFGLATAVLMGDLALAWADDMFADAPLPAATIAAARPAWRAMRTEVLAGQYLDVRTQAVGDSSPEAALRIDKLKTAAYTVQRPLHLGAALAGADERLIETLMEFGGDLGVAFQLRDDLLGVFGDPSVTGKPAGDDLREGKRTLLVALGMRQAAAKGDTAAARVIEEAIGDADLSDTAVDVVRDALVTVGAVDAVEERIDQLTTSGLAALERAKLAEPANTELIALAAKATKRTY
- the merB gene encoding organomercurial lyase; the protein is MSEVDEDIRLAVYRTFAARGIPPTPAELAQVAGGSSARAKHALRRLADAHHVVLDVCDHVLMAHPFSAVPMGFSVMGASTLWWGGCAWDSFALPHVVPDEPEVLVATRCPGCEEPHAWVVGKDKPPNGAQLAHFLVPMSKVWDDVVHTCGNQRIFCGRSCVDDWLGASGNAEGFVMDLPTLWRLASGWYAGRFEAGYQRREPAKAAEYFASVGLRGAFWGV
- a CDS encoding phytoene/squalene synthase family protein, which translates into the protein MSPAELDAAGISGTALRAAYTRCRRINAQHGRTFFLATRLLPRHARPAAHALYGFARGADELVDNPEPGTDPVVALDKLAGHLDGVFDGHDPEDPVLAALADTVRRYSLDRELFDAFLRSMRMDLDVTEYATYADLAEYIHGSAAVIGLQMMPVLGTVVPRSEAAPSAAALGEAFQLTNFLRDVGEDLDRGRIYLPTTELDAFGVDRELLLWARSTGRSDARIERALAYAVARTRAVYRRAETGIPLLRKESRPCIQTALTLYEGILDRICWSDYRVLDRRVSVPLSRRLLVFSRALVQRIA
- the crtI gene encoding phytoene desaturase family protein — its product is MRTLPGRTDHVVVIGAGLAGLSAALHLLGSGRKVTLLERDERPGGRAGRREENGYSVDTGASVLTMPELLDDAFAAVGEKSVPLTRLDPAYRAHFADGSTISVHTEAEAMETEIRAKAGPREADGYRRLRAWLTELYATQKDHFIGGNFDSPLDLMRPELAKLAALGGFGRLGPQVGRFLRDDRVKRLFSFQSLYAGLDPMRAIGAYGVISYMDTVGGVYYPLGGMGRIAEAMTEAAERAGADVRLGTEAAWLERVSSRVRAVRTRTGERIECDAVVLATELSTSYRLLGAHPKRFLPLRYSPSAVVVHGHTARTWSILDHHTIFFGGAWERTFAEIIREGSLMSDPSLLVTRPTATEPALAPDGRQVVSVLAPSPNLHRGRIDWRHIGPRYRDELLSTLEKRGLDGFSRDFEVTEVVTPADWAARGMGAGTPFSLAHTFSQTGPFRPSNLIRGVDNVVLAGCGTTPGVGIPPVLISGRLAAARVTG
- a CDS encoding Rv2175c family DNA-binding protein, yielding MSGIPVAEDVLDADVAVLPLAEVATALGTSANKVRQMLRDGQLIAIRRDGDLWVPAGFLVKDGVVKGLAGTITVLADSGFSRTEMLRWLFAADDTLPGKTPVNALRTSHGTEVKRRAQAMAF
- a CDS encoding RNA-guided endonuclease InsQ/TnpB family protein, with translation MIFVRARYRYRIEPTQSQRAMLARTFGCCRVVFNDAIRARQDARSSGAKLSSTDVQRRVITQAKTCESRSWLAEVASVALVQSVRDAQRAYANFFDSVQGKRRGRKVGRPRFKSGKDNRQSFRLTRNGFGIRANGRLYLAKIGEVAVRWSRDLPSQPSSVTIIREPDGHHYASFVIELHPTPFPAIESEAAIDLGITRLATVADTNGQRRDIPNPRSLQRVQRKIARLERERARRKQGSRNRARTRRKVALLHGKVARTRRDHLHKQALTLIRENQAVHVEDLNVAGMLRNRRLARAISDVAWAQFVQLLEEKASCYGRTVTKVSRWFPSSKICSSCGYLMQDLPLKIREWNCPQCATVHDRDYNAALNILAAGRAERRNACGAQVRPPSGEAQGDETGSTSDVA
- a CDS encoding LLM class F420-dependent oxidoreductase — its product is MTSAGNRPVRIGLQLQPQHADYATIRRTASEAENLGVDIVFNWDHFYPLFGEPEGLHFECWTMLGAWAESTSRVEIGALVTCNSYRNPELLADMARTVDHISDGRLILGIGSGWFEKDYAEYGYEFGTAGGRLDDLGEALPRIESRWAKLNPAPTRKIPVLIGGGGEKKTLKFVAKHADIWHGFGDPEVVERKVAVLDQHCADLGRDPSEIERSVGVQGDDPAELGAKLLDLGVTTFTIGASGPDYDLDRLKTWIAWRDKING